From a region of the Coffea arabica cultivar ET-39 chromosome 3e, Coffea Arabica ET-39 HiFi, whole genome shotgun sequence genome:
- the LOC113734245 gene encoding AT-hook motif nuclear-localized protein 20 produces MNENSGSKGSEDEERDNTSGEPREGAVEVGNRRPRGRPPGSKNKPKPPIFVTRDSPNALRSHVMEVAGGSDVAESIAQFARKRQRGVCVLSGSGSVANVTLRQPAAPGAVVALHGRFEILSLTGAFLPGPAPPGATGLTVYLAGGQGQVVGGSVVGSLVAAGPVLVIAATFANATYERLPLEDDEDTTPACGGGGGGGGQPHLGVGGGGAGNSPPGLGTSGGGSGGQQQQQHAMPDPPSLPAYNLTPNLLPNGGQLNHDAYGWAQSRAQYN; encoded by the coding sequence ATGAATGAAAACAGCGGAAGCAAAGGCAGTGAAGATGAAGAAAGAGACAACACTAGTGGTGAGCCAAGAGAGGGTGCTGTTGAAGTTGGAAATCGAAGACCTAGAGGCCGACCTCCAGGATCCAAGAACAAACCAAAGCCACCAATCTTCGTCACGAGAGATAGTCCAAATGCACTTCGTAGCCATGTCATGGAAGTTGCCGGTGGCAGTGATGTGGCCGAAAGCATAGCACAATTTGCCCGCAAACGCCAGCGTGGGGTTTGTGTGCTCAGTGGTAGTGGCTCAGTAGCTAATGTTACCCTAAGGCAGCCCGCAGCACCCGGAGCAGTCGTAGCACTTCATGGAAGATTCGAAATTCTGTCGCTGACCGGGGCTTTTTTGCCCGGTCCAGCTCCACCCGGAGCAACAGGACTGACAGTTTACTTGGCTGGTGGTCAAGGACAAGTTGTTGGTGGAAGTGTAGTTGGTTCTCTTGTGGCAGCAGGGCCAGTTTTAGTGATTGCTGCTACTTTTGCTAACGCAACTTATGAGAGATTGCCTCTTGAAGATGATGAGGATACAACTCCTGCTTGTGGTGGCGGTGGCGGTGGTGGTGGGCAGCCACATCTTGGTGTTGGTGGTGGGGGTGCAGGAAATTCACCTCCTGGATTAGGGACTAGTGGAGGTGGTAGTGGTGgacaacagcagcagcagcatgCCATGCCTGATCCTCCATCCTTGCCTGCTTACAATTTGACACCAAATTTATTACCGAATGGAGGGCAGTTAAATCATGATGCATATGGTTGGGCACAGTCCAGGGCACAGTATAATTGA
- the LOC113734243 gene encoding ethylene receptor 2 isoform X1, whose translation MFRRLASGLLISSLLISLSAADNGFSNCNCDEGGFWSTENILDIQKVSDFLIAVAYFSIPIEILYFVSCTNVPFKLVLLEFVAFIVLCGMTHLLNGWTYGPHPFQLMLALTIFKTLTALVSVATAITLISIIPFLLKIKVREILLRRKTWDLGRQVGMIKKQKEAGLHVRMLTQEIRKSLDRHTILDTTLVELSKTLDLENCAIWMPNDNKTEMNLIHESIRRNSSDMNELCIPTSDPDVREIKGSDGVKILESDSPLAVASSGGNGEPGAVAAIRMPMLRVSNFKGGTPEMVPACYAILVLVLPGSQGRSWSIQELEIVKVVADQVAVAISHAAVLEESQHMREKLEEQNRALQQAKQDALLASQTRNAFQMVMSSGLRRPMHSILGLLSMMQEENLSSEQQLLVDAMVKTSNVLSTLINDVMDTSTKDNGRFPLETKSFSLHAMIKVAACLAKCLCMYKGFNFAMEVDKSLPNHVMGDERRVFQVIFHMVGSLLNSSNGGGCLVFRVLSASGSQARNQGWGPWRSSSSDGYTYIKFDVGICKDDSDFESMPSTVSPGRQRYNSGIPEEGLSFSVCRKLVQLWWQLMQGDIWVVPNSEGFKHSLALILRFQKQTSTVVSISEQGQSSDHRYSNSFRGLRVLLADDDDMNRAVTRRLLEKLGCNVSAVSSGYECLSALGPAVSAIQIVLVDLHMPDMNGFEVTMKIRKFCSRNWPLIIALTASDDEDRWEKCFQVGMNGVIRKPVLLQGIADELRRVLLQASRVP comes from the exons ATGTTTAGGAGATTAGCATCTGGGCTGTTGATCTCATCACTTCTGATATCTCTCTCAGCTGCTGATAATGGATTTTCCAATTGTAACTGTGACGAGGGGGGATTTTGGAGTACTGAGAACATTTTGGATATTCAGAAAGTCAGTGATTTTTTAATTGCAGTGGCCTACTTTTCTATTCCAATTGAGATCCTGTACTTTGTTAGCTGCACTAATGTCCCATTTAAGTTGGTGCTTCTTGAATTTGTTGCCTTCATCGTCCTGTGTGGGATGACTCATTTGCTCAATGGATGGACTTATGGCCCACACCCTTTCCAACTTATGCTTGCACTCACCATCTTTAAAACGCTCACAGCTCTGGTCTCAGTAGCTACTGCTATAACTCTAATCTCAATTATTCCCTTTCTGCTCAAAATCAAAGTCAGAGAAATCTTGTTGAGGAGAAAGACCTGGGATCTTGGTCGGCAAGTAGGAATGATAAAGAAGCAGAAAGAAGCTGGCCTGCATGTTCGGATGCTCACCCAAGAGATTCGCAAATCACTTGATCGGCATACAATATTAGACACAACTTTAGTTGAGCTTTCTAAGACACTGGATTTAGAAAATTGTGCTATCTGGATGCCTAATGATAATAAAACAGAAATGAATCTGATTCATGAGTCGATAAGGAGGAATTCTTCAGACATGAATGAGTTATGTATTCCAACCAGTGACCCTGATGTAAGAGAGATTAAAGGAAGTGATGGTGTGAAGATTCTTGAGTCTGACTCACCGCTTGCTGTTGCAAGCAGCGGAGGGAATGGTGAACCAGGAGCTGTTGCTGCAATCAGGATGCCAATGCTTAGAGTTTCCAATTTTAAGGGTGGCACTCCGGAGATGGTTCCTGCATGTTATGCAATTCTGGTTTTAGTTCTTCCTGGCAGTCAGGGCAGATCTTGGTCCATTCAGGAACTCGAGATAGTAAAGGTGGTTGCTGATCAGGTTGCGGTGGCTATTTCCCATGCTGCAGTGCTTGAAGAGTCTCAGCACATGAGAGAAAAGTTGGAGGAGCAAAACCGAGCATTGCAACAAGCAAAACAGGATGCTTTGTTGGCAAGCCAAACAAGGAATGCATTTCAGATGGTAATGAGCAGTGGACTGAGAAGACCAATGCACTCAATTTTAGGCTTACTCTCCATGATGCAagaagagaacctcagttctgAGCAACAACTTTTGGTTGATGCTATGGTCAAGACGAGCAATGTGCTTTCAACCTTGATAAATGATGTGATGGATACTTCAACAAAAGACAATGGGAGATTCCCACTTGAGACAAAGTCTTTTTCACTTCATGCAATGATAAAAGTAGCTGCTTGTCTAGCCAAATGCCTATGCATGTACAAAGGTTTCAATTTTGCCATGGAAGTTGATAAATCCTTGCCTAATCATGTGATGGGGGATGAGAGAAGGGTTTTTCAGGTAATCTTCCACATGGTTGGGAGTCTTTTAAACAGCAGCAATGGAGGAGGTTGTCTGGTCTTTCGAGTTCTCTCAGCTAGTGGGAGTCAGGCAAGAAATCAAGGATGGGGACCTTGGAGATCAAGCTCATCTGATGGGTATACTTACATTAAATTTGATGTTGGGATATGCAAAGATGATTCAGATTTTGAGAGCATGCCTTCAACGGTATCACCGGGCCGTCAGAGATACAACAGTGGTATACCTGAGGAAGGCTTGAGTTTCAGTGTATGCAGAAAGCTAGTTCAG TTATGGTGGCAGCTAATGCAAGGAGATATATGGGTAGTCCCCAATTCGGAAGGTTTCAAGCATAGTTTGGCACTTATTCTTCGGTTTCAGAAACAGACATCGACTGTAGTCAGCATATCTGAACAAGGGCAGTCTTCAGATCATCGTTATTCCAACTCCTTCAGGGGCCTCAGAGTACTTTTAGCTGATGACGATGATATGAATAGGGCAGTTACTCGAAGGTTGCTTGAGAAACTAGGATGCAATGTTTCTGCAGTATCTTCAGGATATGAATGTCTTAGTGCTCTTGGGCCTGCTGTATCTGCAATCCAAATTGTTCTTGTGGATCTTCACATGCCTGACATGAATGGATTTGAAGTGACCATGAAAATTAGAAAGTTCTGCAGCCGCAACTGGCCATTGATCATTGCCCTAACAgcaagtgatgatgaagatagGTGGGAGAAATGCTTTCAGGTTGGGATGAATGGAGTTATCCGAAAACCAGTTCTCTTGCAAGGAATTGCAGACGAACTTCGACGGGTCTTGCTACAAGCAAGCAGAGTTCCATAG
- the LOC113734243 gene encoding ethylene receptor 2 isoform X2: MFRRLASGLLISSLLISLSAADNGFSNCNCDEGGFWSTENILDIQKVSDFLIAVAYFSIPIEILYFVSCTNVPFKLVLLEFVAFIVLCGMTHLLNGWTYGPHPFQLMLALTIFKTLTALVSVATAITLISIIPFLLKIKVREILLRRKTWDLGRQVGMIKKQKEAGLHVRMLTQEIRKSLDRHTILDTTLVELSKTLDLENCAIWMPNDNKTEMNLIHESIRRNSSDMNELCIPTSDPDVREIKGSDGVKILESDSPLAVASSGGNGEPGAVAAIRMPMLRVSNFKGGTPEMVPACYAILVLVLPGSQGRSWSIQELEIVKVVADQVAVAISHAAVLEESQHMREKLEEQNRALQQAKQDALLASQTRNAFQMVMSSGLRRPMHSILGLLSMMQEENLSSEQQLLVDAMVKTSNVLSTLINDVMDTSTKDNGRFPLETKSFSLHAMIKVAACLAKCLCMYKGFNFAMEVDKSLPNHVMGDERRVFQVIFHMVGSLLNSSNGGGCLVFRVLSASGSQARNQGWGPWRSSSSDGYTYIKFDVGICKDDSDFESMPSTVSPGRQRYNSGIPEEGLSFSVCRKLVQLMQGDIWVVPNSEGFKHSLALILRFQKQTSTVVSISEQGQSSDHRYSNSFRGLRVLLADDDDMNRAVTRRLLEKLGCNVSAVSSGYECLSALGPAVSAIQIVLVDLHMPDMNGFEVTMKIRKFCSRNWPLIIALTASDDEDRWEKCFQVGMNGVIRKPVLLQGIADELRRVLLQASRVP, from the exons ATGTTTAGGAGATTAGCATCTGGGCTGTTGATCTCATCACTTCTGATATCTCTCTCAGCTGCTGATAATGGATTTTCCAATTGTAACTGTGACGAGGGGGGATTTTGGAGTACTGAGAACATTTTGGATATTCAGAAAGTCAGTGATTTTTTAATTGCAGTGGCCTACTTTTCTATTCCAATTGAGATCCTGTACTTTGTTAGCTGCACTAATGTCCCATTTAAGTTGGTGCTTCTTGAATTTGTTGCCTTCATCGTCCTGTGTGGGATGACTCATTTGCTCAATGGATGGACTTATGGCCCACACCCTTTCCAACTTATGCTTGCACTCACCATCTTTAAAACGCTCACAGCTCTGGTCTCAGTAGCTACTGCTATAACTCTAATCTCAATTATTCCCTTTCTGCTCAAAATCAAAGTCAGAGAAATCTTGTTGAGGAGAAAGACCTGGGATCTTGGTCGGCAAGTAGGAATGATAAAGAAGCAGAAAGAAGCTGGCCTGCATGTTCGGATGCTCACCCAAGAGATTCGCAAATCACTTGATCGGCATACAATATTAGACACAACTTTAGTTGAGCTTTCTAAGACACTGGATTTAGAAAATTGTGCTATCTGGATGCCTAATGATAATAAAACAGAAATGAATCTGATTCATGAGTCGATAAGGAGGAATTCTTCAGACATGAATGAGTTATGTATTCCAACCAGTGACCCTGATGTAAGAGAGATTAAAGGAAGTGATGGTGTGAAGATTCTTGAGTCTGACTCACCGCTTGCTGTTGCAAGCAGCGGAGGGAATGGTGAACCAGGAGCTGTTGCTGCAATCAGGATGCCAATGCTTAGAGTTTCCAATTTTAAGGGTGGCACTCCGGAGATGGTTCCTGCATGTTATGCAATTCTGGTTTTAGTTCTTCCTGGCAGTCAGGGCAGATCTTGGTCCATTCAGGAACTCGAGATAGTAAAGGTGGTTGCTGATCAGGTTGCGGTGGCTATTTCCCATGCTGCAGTGCTTGAAGAGTCTCAGCACATGAGAGAAAAGTTGGAGGAGCAAAACCGAGCATTGCAACAAGCAAAACAGGATGCTTTGTTGGCAAGCCAAACAAGGAATGCATTTCAGATGGTAATGAGCAGTGGACTGAGAAGACCAATGCACTCAATTTTAGGCTTACTCTCCATGATGCAagaagagaacctcagttctgAGCAACAACTTTTGGTTGATGCTATGGTCAAGACGAGCAATGTGCTTTCAACCTTGATAAATGATGTGATGGATACTTCAACAAAAGACAATGGGAGATTCCCACTTGAGACAAAGTCTTTTTCACTTCATGCAATGATAAAAGTAGCTGCTTGTCTAGCCAAATGCCTATGCATGTACAAAGGTTTCAATTTTGCCATGGAAGTTGATAAATCCTTGCCTAATCATGTGATGGGGGATGAGAGAAGGGTTTTTCAGGTAATCTTCCACATGGTTGGGAGTCTTTTAAACAGCAGCAATGGAGGAGGTTGTCTGGTCTTTCGAGTTCTCTCAGCTAGTGGGAGTCAGGCAAGAAATCAAGGATGGGGACCTTGGAGATCAAGCTCATCTGATGGGTATACTTACATTAAATTTGATGTTGGGATATGCAAAGATGATTCAGATTTTGAGAGCATGCCTTCAACGGTATCACCGGGCCGTCAGAGATACAACAGTGGTATACCTGAGGAAGGCTTGAGTTTCAGTGTATGCAGAAAGCTAGTTCAG CTAATGCAAGGAGATATATGGGTAGTCCCCAATTCGGAAGGTTTCAAGCATAGTTTGGCACTTATTCTTCGGTTTCAGAAACAGACATCGACTGTAGTCAGCATATCTGAACAAGGGCAGTCTTCAGATCATCGTTATTCCAACTCCTTCAGGGGCCTCAGAGTACTTTTAGCTGATGACGATGATATGAATAGGGCAGTTACTCGAAGGTTGCTTGAGAAACTAGGATGCAATGTTTCTGCAGTATCTTCAGGATATGAATGTCTTAGTGCTCTTGGGCCTGCTGTATCTGCAATCCAAATTGTTCTTGTGGATCTTCACATGCCTGACATGAATGGATTTGAAGTGACCATGAAAATTAGAAAGTTCTGCAGCCGCAACTGGCCATTGATCATTGCCCTAACAgcaagtgatgatgaagatagGTGGGAGAAATGCTTTCAGGTTGGGATGAATGGAGTTATCCGAAAACCAGTTCTCTTGCAAGGAATTGCAGACGAACTTCGACGGGTCTTGCTACAAGCAAGCAGAGTTCCATAG
- the LOC113734243 gene encoding ethylene receptor 2 isoform X3 produces the protein MTHLLNGWTYGPHPFQLMLALTIFKTLTALVSVATAITLISIIPFLLKIKVREILLRRKTWDLGRQVGMIKKQKEAGLHVRMLTQEIRKSLDRHTILDTTLVELSKTLDLENCAIWMPNDNKTEMNLIHESIRRNSSDMNELCIPTSDPDVREIKGSDGVKILESDSPLAVASSGGNGEPGAVAAIRMPMLRVSNFKGGTPEMVPACYAILVLVLPGSQGRSWSIQELEIVKVVADQVAVAISHAAVLEESQHMREKLEEQNRALQQAKQDALLASQTRNAFQMVMSSGLRRPMHSILGLLSMMQEENLSSEQQLLVDAMVKTSNVLSTLINDVMDTSTKDNGRFPLETKSFSLHAMIKVAACLAKCLCMYKGFNFAMEVDKSLPNHVMGDERRVFQVIFHMVGSLLNSSNGGGCLVFRVLSASGSQARNQGWGPWRSSSSDGYTYIKFDVGICKDDSDFESMPSTVSPGRQRYNSGIPEEGLSFSVCRKLVQLWWQLMQGDIWVVPNSEGFKHSLALILRFQKQTSTVVSISEQGQSSDHRYSNSFRGLRVLLADDDDMNRAVTRRLLEKLGCNVSAVSSGYECLSALGPAVSAIQIVLVDLHMPDMNGFEVTMKIRKFCSRNWPLIIALTASDDEDRWEKCFQVGMNGVIRKPVLLQGIADELRRVLLQASRVP, from the exons ATGACTCATTTGCTCAATGGATGGACTTATGGCCCACACCCTTTCCAACTTATGCTTGCACTCACCATCTTTAAAACGCTCACAGCTCTGGTCTCAGTAGCTACTGCTATAACTCTAATCTCAATTATTCCCTTTCTGCTCAAAATCAAAGTCAGAGAAATCTTGTTGAGGAGAAAGACCTGGGATCTTGGTCGGCAAGTAGGAATGATAAAGAAGCAGAAAGAAGCTGGCCTGCATGTTCGGATGCTCACCCAAGAGATTCGCAAATCACTTGATCGGCATACAATATTAGACACAACTTTAGTTGAGCTTTCTAAGACACTGGATTTAGAAAATTGTGCTATCTGGATGCCTAATGATAATAAAACAGAAATGAATCTGATTCATGAGTCGATAAGGAGGAATTCTTCAGACATGAATGAGTTATGTATTCCAACCAGTGACCCTGATGTAAGAGAGATTAAAGGAAGTGATGGTGTGAAGATTCTTGAGTCTGACTCACCGCTTGCTGTTGCAAGCAGCGGAGGGAATGGTGAACCAGGAGCTGTTGCTGCAATCAGGATGCCAATGCTTAGAGTTTCCAATTTTAAGGGTGGCACTCCGGAGATGGTTCCTGCATGTTATGCAATTCTGGTTTTAGTTCTTCCTGGCAGTCAGGGCAGATCTTGGTCCATTCAGGAACTCGAGATAGTAAAGGTGGTTGCTGATCAGGTTGCGGTGGCTATTTCCCATGCTGCAGTGCTTGAAGAGTCTCAGCACATGAGAGAAAAGTTGGAGGAGCAAAACCGAGCATTGCAACAAGCAAAACAGGATGCTTTGTTGGCAAGCCAAACAAGGAATGCATTTCAGATGGTAATGAGCAGTGGACTGAGAAGACCAATGCACTCAATTTTAGGCTTACTCTCCATGATGCAagaagagaacctcagttctgAGCAACAACTTTTGGTTGATGCTATGGTCAAGACGAGCAATGTGCTTTCAACCTTGATAAATGATGTGATGGATACTTCAACAAAAGACAATGGGAGATTCCCACTTGAGACAAAGTCTTTTTCACTTCATGCAATGATAAAAGTAGCTGCTTGTCTAGCCAAATGCCTATGCATGTACAAAGGTTTCAATTTTGCCATGGAAGTTGATAAATCCTTGCCTAATCATGTGATGGGGGATGAGAGAAGGGTTTTTCAGGTAATCTTCCACATGGTTGGGAGTCTTTTAAACAGCAGCAATGGAGGAGGTTGTCTGGTCTTTCGAGTTCTCTCAGCTAGTGGGAGTCAGGCAAGAAATCAAGGATGGGGACCTTGGAGATCAAGCTCATCTGATGGGTATACTTACATTAAATTTGATGTTGGGATATGCAAAGATGATTCAGATTTTGAGAGCATGCCTTCAACGGTATCACCGGGCCGTCAGAGATACAACAGTGGTATACCTGAGGAAGGCTTGAGTTTCAGTGTATGCAGAAAGCTAGTTCAG TTATGGTGGCAGCTAATGCAAGGAGATATATGGGTAGTCCCCAATTCGGAAGGTTTCAAGCATAGTTTGGCACTTATTCTTCGGTTTCAGAAACAGACATCGACTGTAGTCAGCATATCTGAACAAGGGCAGTCTTCAGATCATCGTTATTCCAACTCCTTCAGGGGCCTCAGAGTACTTTTAGCTGATGACGATGATATGAATAGGGCAGTTACTCGAAGGTTGCTTGAGAAACTAGGATGCAATGTTTCTGCAGTATCTTCAGGATATGAATGTCTTAGTGCTCTTGGGCCTGCTGTATCTGCAATCCAAATTGTTCTTGTGGATCTTCACATGCCTGACATGAATGGATTTGAAGTGACCATGAAAATTAGAAAGTTCTGCAGCCGCAACTGGCCATTGATCATTGCCCTAACAgcaagtgatgatgaagatagGTGGGAGAAATGCTTTCAGGTTGGGATGAATGGAGTTATCCGAAAACCAGTTCTCTTGCAAGGAATTGCAGACGAACTTCGACGGGTCTTGCTACAAGCAAGCAGAGTTCCATAG